One region of Streptomyces capillispiralis genomic DNA includes:
- a CDS encoding endo alpha-1,4 polygalactosaminidase: MTRAWSRAALLTALVATALTSCSDGGERPSDRHGTTPAAPHATATGPHWKPRPGLTWQWQLDGRVDPSADVPVYDIDGFENSAADVARLHRAGRKVICYVNVGAWEEFRPDQEAFPRSVLGRPNGWKGERWLDIRQVDILRPIMERRFDMCRDKGFDAVEPDLVEGYGNDTGFPLTARDQLRYNRVIAAIAHERGLSVGLKNDLPQIPQLVDHFDFAVNEECAQYDECGELAPFIEAGKAVFHVEYTEPRSSFCAESRRLRLSSMVKEPALGVWRSPC, translated from the coding sequence GTGACACGGGCGTGGTCCCGCGCCGCACTGCTGACCGCACTGGTGGCCACGGCACTGACGAGCTGCTCCGACGGTGGGGAGCGCCCTTCCGACCGGCACGGCACGACACCGGCAGCGCCGCACGCGACGGCGACCGGGCCACACTGGAAGCCGCGTCCGGGCCTCACCTGGCAGTGGCAACTCGACGGCAGGGTGGACCCGTCGGCCGACGTGCCCGTCTACGACATCGACGGCTTCGAGAACTCCGCCGCGGACGTGGCCCGGCTGCACCGTGCGGGCCGGAAGGTCATCTGTTACGTCAACGTCGGCGCGTGGGAGGAGTTCCGGCCGGACCAGGAGGCCTTCCCGCGCTCCGTGCTCGGCCGGCCCAACGGCTGGAAGGGCGAACGGTGGCTGGACATCCGGCAGGTGGACATCCTGCGACCGATCATGGAACGCCGCTTCGACATGTGCCGTGACAAGGGCTTCGACGCGGTGGAACCCGATCTCGTCGAGGGCTACGGCAACGACACCGGTTTCCCGCTGACCGCGCGTGACCAGCTCAGGTACAACCGCGTGATCGCGGCCATCGCCCACGAGCGGGGGTTGTCGGTGGGACTGAAGAACGACCTTCCTCAGATCCCCCAGCTCGTGGACCACTTCGACTTCGCGGTCAACGAGGAGTGCGCCCAGTACGACGAGTGCGGCGAACTCGCCCCGTTCATCGAGGCCGGCAAGGCGGTGTTCCATGTGGAGTACACGGAGCCACGGAGCAGCTTCTGCGCCGAGTCCCGGCGGCTGAGGCTGTCGTCCATGGTGAAGGAGCCGGCCCTCGGGGTGTGGCGCAGCCCCTGCTGA
- a CDS encoding SRPBCC family protein — protein sequence MAHEDDARRAVPNTPGTRTDGVTRRRPLREQHVEETVRVAVPVRTAYNQWTQFKTFPRFSSVVHGVEQLRPTVIAWTIGYGLLRHRFAVEIVEQDPDAYLAWRGLEQNPSHQGEVEFRPTESGGTAITVRMLLEPRGAARILTLSSGTARLTARLTARLVRGELMSFKRFIEGLGQESGAWRGTVRNGRVQHEHPEPPRSRVARWPVG from the coding sequence ATGGCGCACGAAGACGACGCCCGGCGGGCCGTGCCGAACACGCCGGGGACGCGCACGGACGGTGTCACGCGCCGCCGTCCGCTGCGGGAGCAGCATGTCGAGGAGACGGTCCGGGTCGCGGTACCGGTGCGGACGGCGTACAACCAGTGGACCCAGTTCAAGACCTTCCCGCGCTTCTCGTCCGTGGTGCACGGCGTCGAGCAGCTCAGGCCCACCGTGATCGCCTGGACCATCGGCTACGGCCTGCTGCGCCACCGCTTCGCGGTCGAGATCGTCGAGCAGGACCCCGACGCCTACCTGGCCTGGCGCGGTCTGGAGCAGAACCCCTCCCACCAGGGCGAGGTCGAGTTCAGGCCGACGGAGTCCGGCGGCACCGCGATCACCGTCCGCATGCTGCTGGAACCGCGGGGAGCCGCGCGGATCCTCACCCTCTCGTCCGGGACCGCCCGCCTGACCGCCCGGCTGACCGCCCGGCTGGTGCGCGGCGAACTCATGAGTTTCAAGCGGTTCATCGAGGGACTGGGACAGGAGAGCGGGGCCTGGCGCGGCACCGTCCGCAACGGCCGCGTGCAGCACGAGCACCCGGAACCGCCCAGGAGCCGCGTGGCTCGGTGGCCCGTCGGCTGA
- a CDS encoding FdhF/YdeP family oxidoreductase, whose protein sequence is MQNPPDEEPETALSVTPPKKWAAGLPAVVHALEYSLEQTSPRRTGVDLLAMNQVGGIDCPGCAWADPAPGRRHRNEYCENGAKHINDEATTRRITADFFREHSVADLAARSDMWLNQQGRLTEPMIKRPGSEHYEPIGWNDALGVLAQELTALATPDEAVFYTSGRAGNEAAFVLQLFARAFGTNNLPDCSNMCHESSGFALSETLGTGKGTVSLDDLHHADLIFLVGQNPGSNHPRQLTALEEAKRNGGRIVAVNPLPEAGLRRFKNPQKPRGIAGRGTQIADRFLHIKPGGDLALFQGLNRLLLEAEDARPGTVLDHDFINAHTSGFEEFARHARTVEWDDVRAATGLTLEEIEKVRDEVLRSERVIVCWAMGITQHKHGVPTVREIVNFLMLRGNLGRAGTGACPVRGHSNVQGDRTMGIWEQMPDTFLDALRKEFGFDPPRRHGLDSVNSIKAMREGRVKVFLALAGNFVRAAPDSEVTEQAMRSCRLTAHISTKLNRSHTVCGETALILPTLGRTERDVQAAGEQFVTVENSMSEVHTSQGRLDPASPLLLSEVAILCRLARRTLDGKADIAWDAFEGDYGTIRDRISRIVPGFHDFNARVTRPGGIHLPNPVNEGVFRTKTGKAQFTCNERVVPRAPEGHLLLQTLRSHDQWNTVPYTDNDRYRGIHGSRHVVLVNPADLTELGLAQGDRVDLVSVWADGTERRAANFEVVPYPAAKGSAAAYYPETNVLVPLDSVADISNQPTSKGIVVRLEPTPDRARPTPS, encoded by the coding sequence ATGCAGAACCCGCCCGACGAGGAGCCGGAGACCGCTCTCTCCGTGACACCGCCGAAGAAGTGGGCGGCCGGCCTCCCGGCGGTCGTGCACGCGCTGGAGTACTCCCTGGAGCAGACCTCCCCGCGCAGGACCGGGGTGGACCTGCTGGCCATGAACCAGGTCGGCGGAATCGACTGCCCCGGCTGCGCGTGGGCGGACCCGGCCCCGGGCCGGCGTCACCGCAACGAGTACTGCGAGAACGGCGCGAAGCACATCAACGACGAAGCCACCACGCGCCGGATCACCGCCGACTTCTTCCGTGAGCACAGCGTCGCCGACCTCGCCGCCCGCTCGGACATGTGGCTCAACCAGCAGGGCCGGCTCACCGAACCGATGATCAAGCGGCCCGGCTCCGAACACTACGAGCCCATCGGCTGGAACGACGCCCTGGGCGTGCTCGCGCAGGAACTCACAGCGCTGGCCACACCCGACGAGGCCGTCTTCTACACCTCCGGCCGCGCCGGAAACGAGGCCGCCTTCGTTCTGCAGCTCTTCGCCCGCGCCTTCGGCACCAACAACCTGCCCGACTGCAGCAACATGTGTCACGAGTCGAGCGGCTTCGCCCTGAGCGAGACCCTGGGCACCGGCAAGGGCACCGTCAGCCTCGACGACCTCCACCACGCCGACCTGATCTTCCTGGTCGGACAGAACCCCGGCAGCAACCATCCGCGCCAGCTGACCGCCTTGGAGGAGGCCAAACGCAACGGCGGCCGGATCGTAGCGGTCAACCCACTGCCGGAGGCCGGGCTGCGGCGCTTCAAGAACCCGCAGAAACCACGCGGGATCGCCGGGCGCGGCACTCAGATCGCCGACCGCTTCCTGCACATCAAACCAGGCGGTGACCTCGCCCTCTTCCAGGGCCTCAACCGCCTGCTCCTGGAAGCCGAGGACGCCCGGCCCGGCACCGTCCTGGACCACGACTTCATCAACGCCCACACCTCCGGCTTCGAGGAATTCGCCCGGCATGCCAGGACCGTCGAGTGGGACGACGTGCGCGCGGCGACCGGGCTCACCCTCGAAGAGATCGAGAAGGTCCGCGACGAGGTCCTCCGGAGCGAACGCGTCATCGTCTGCTGGGCCATGGGCATCACTCAGCACAAACACGGCGTGCCCACCGTCCGGGAGATCGTCAACTTCCTGATGCTGCGCGGCAATCTGGGACGCGCCGGCACCGGCGCCTGCCCGGTGCGCGGCCACAGCAACGTCCAGGGCGACCGCACCATGGGCATCTGGGAGCAGATGCCGGACACCTTTCTCGACGCCTTGCGGAAGGAGTTCGGCTTCGATCCGCCGCGCCGGCACGGCCTGGACTCGGTGAACTCGATCAAGGCGATGCGTGAGGGCCGCGTCAAGGTCTTCCTCGCCCTGGCCGGCAACTTCGTCCGCGCCGCTCCCGACAGCGAGGTCACCGAGCAGGCGATGCGCTCCTGCCGGCTCACCGCCCACATCTCGACCAAACTCAACCGCTCGCACACCGTCTGCGGTGAGACCGCGCTGATCCTGCCCACCCTCGGCCGCACGGAGCGCGACGTCCAGGCCGCCGGCGAACAGTTCGTCACCGTCGAGAACTCCATGAGCGAGGTGCACACCTCCCAGGGCCGCCTCGACCCCGCCTCCCCGCTGCTGCTCAGTGAAGTCGCCATCCTGTGCCGGCTCGCCCGCCGCACCCTGGACGGCAAGGCGGACATCGCCTGGGACGCGTTCGAAGGCGACTACGGCACCATCCGCGACCGCATCTCCCGCATCGTGCCCGGCTTCCACGACTTCAACGCGCGTGTGACCCGCCCCGGAGGCATCCACCTCCCCAATCCCGTCAACGAGGGCGTTTTCCGGACGAAGACCGGCAAAGCCCAGTTCACCTGCAACGAGCGCGTCGTCCCCCGGGCACCCGAGGGTCACCTGCTGCTGCAGACACTGCGCTCGCACGACCAGTGGAACACCGTCCCCTACACCGACAACGACCGCTACCGCGGCATCCACGGCAGCCGCCACGTCGTGCTCGTCAACCCGGCCGACCTCACCGAGCTCGGTCTGGCGCAGGGCGACCGCGTCGACCTCGTGAGCGTCTGGGCGGACGGCACCGAACGCCGGGCCGCGAACTTCGAGGTCGTGCCCTACCCGGCTGCCAAAGGCTCGGCCGCCGCCTACTACCCCGAGACGAACGTCCTCGTACCACTGGACAGCGTCGCCGACATCAGCAACCAACCCACCTCCAAGGGCATCGTCGTCCGCCTCGAACCCACCCCCGACCGGGCACGACCCACACCCTCCTGA
- a CDS encoding HU family DNA-binding protein, with amino-acid sequence MDKSQLIEMTARRAADGPEGRQLTADDIGRILDVLFGTVEQAGTIAEALKARESVALGSFGSFQAADGVATFRPGVALTEYLREQTR; translated from the coding sequence GTGGACAAGTCGCAGCTCATCGAGATGACCGCTCGCCGTGCCGCCGACGGACCGGAGGGCCGGCAGCTCACCGCGGACGACATCGGCCGGATCCTCGACGTGCTCTTCGGCACCGTCGAGCAGGCGGGCACCATCGCCGAGGCGCTCAAGGCCCGGGAGTCCGTCGCCCTCGGCAGCTTCGGAAGTTTCCAGGCCGCTGACGGCGTGGCCACGTTCCGGCCGGGCGTGGCCCTCACCGAGTACCTGCGCGAGCAGACACGATGA
- a CDS encoding lactate 2-monooxygenase produces the protein MAGHWADFQYEIYLNGMTGAVPRLPTDLTRLEELTERRLGPGPAGYVAGSAGDGSTARANRAALERRRIVPRMLRDVHARDLSVEVLGRALPAPLALAPVGVLSIMHPDAEPAAARAAAAQGVPFVLSSASSTPMEQVAEAMGDGERWFQLYWPKDVEVARSFLNRARAAGFTALVVTLDTPLLSWRPRDLDQAYLPFLRGVGTANYFSDPAFRAGLAKPVHEDPDAAVMHFVGMFADPAKTWPDLAFLRENWDGPIVLKGVLHPDDARLAADAGMDGVVVSNHGGRQVAGAIAAADALPGVAAAVGDRLTVLFDSGVRTGDDVFKALALGARAVLLGRPYVYGLGLDGQQGVEHVIRCLLAELDLTLALSGHATPATVGPGDLAEPGA, from the coding sequence ATGGCCGGGCACTGGGCCGACTTCCAGTACGAGATCTACCTGAACGGGATGACGGGTGCCGTGCCCCGGCTGCCGACCGATCTGACCCGGCTGGAGGAGCTGACCGAGCGGCGCCTCGGTCCCGGCCCGGCCGGGTACGTCGCGGGCAGCGCGGGCGACGGCAGCACCGCCCGCGCCAACCGGGCCGCGCTGGAACGCCGCAGGATCGTGCCCCGGATGCTGCGGGACGTGCACGCGCGTGACCTGTCGGTGGAGGTGCTGGGCCGCGCGCTGCCGGCGCCGTTGGCGCTGGCGCCGGTCGGGGTGCTGTCGATCATGCATCCGGACGCCGAGCCGGCCGCCGCCCGGGCGGCGGCCGCGCAGGGCGTGCCGTTCGTCCTGTCCTCCGCGTCGAGCACCCCGATGGAGCAGGTCGCCGAGGCGATGGGCGACGGGGAGCGCTGGTTCCAGCTGTACTGGCCGAAGGACGTGGAGGTGGCCCGCAGCTTCCTGAACCGGGCGAGGGCGGCCGGGTTCACGGCGCTCGTCGTCACGCTGGACACTCCCCTGCTGTCCTGGCGCCCCCGCGACCTCGACCAGGCGTATCTGCCGTTCCTGCGCGGGGTGGGCACGGCCAACTACTTCTCCGACCCGGCGTTCCGGGCGGGTCTGGCCAAGCCGGTGCACGAGGATCCCGACGCGGCGGTGATGCATTTCGTCGGCATGTTCGCCGACCCCGCGAAGACCTGGCCGGATCTGGCGTTCCTGCGGGAGAACTGGGACGGCCCGATCGTCCTCAAGGGCGTGCTCCACCCCGACGACGCCCGGCTCGCCGCGGACGCCGGGATGGACGGGGTGGTGGTGTCCAACCACGGCGGCCGCCAGGTGGCCGGGGCGATCGCGGCGGCGGACGCGCTGCCCGGCGTGGCGGCGGCCGTCGGCGACCGGCTCACCGTGCTGTTCGACAGCGGTGTCCGCACCGGCGACGACGTCTTCAAGGCGCTCGCCCTCGGGGCGCGGGCGGTCCTCCTGGGGCGCCCCTACGTCTACGGGCTCGGTCTCGACGGGCAGCAGGGTGTGGAGCACGTCATCCGCTGTCTCCTCGCCGAACTGGACCTCACCCTCGCCCTGTCGGGCCACGCCACCCCGGCCACCGTCGGTCCCGGCGATCTCGCGGAGCCGGGCGCCTGA
- a CDS encoding RICIN domain-containing protein, whose product MHTPHPPRPPYPPPGGDPGESDEFLAARLRGRPEGEAAHSVALLTARHWPSLHDYAAVCLASSGQAAAMVTAAALHRVLDRVAAGESAVALRPALLVGVRDTVREWAADDRITGVLRELQKPAGGRGMRAATTMTPENRALAQRAFRSLPALARCLLWHVEVEAEPISVPAGLLGMDPDIASGALEQARDTFRQACVHAHQELAPTKDCRFYNRLLDVPIRRGGTLLPDVRQHLSECRHCRYAAEQLSHFEGALGTLIAEAVLGWGARRYLDSRPGRATAGSRTGRAARRRGRGGNGPSGSGRHRLLSRIPVPDRLTGLALPDPVRSTRTLLTGIGAVSAGVLVSMLIASSSAPDGGAADPTGSTGAGRAAVPSATPPGAAGLPTAPGRTRLRNVASGLCLDTRGEPRDGSGTRLAECSSAWTQQWTYEDDGLLRSVADPGLCLDSHKDAGVVVLGTCADAGDQRVDDVRYDLTVQGELLPRWDEQLALTPATPDANADIVVKVRDRTVNQRWGAEPVRSATGTLSISGTGTPAARHARLSEPVT is encoded by the coding sequence GTGCACACCCCCCACCCCCCTCGACCTCCGTATCCCCCGCCCGGCGGGGACCCGGGGGAATCCGACGAGTTCCTCGCCGCCCGGCTGCGGGGCCGTCCGGAGGGCGAGGCCGCTCACTCCGTCGCACTGCTCACCGCGCGGCACTGGCCTTCCCTGCACGACTACGCGGCCGTCTGCCTCGCTTCGTCGGGACAGGCCGCCGCCATGGTCACCGCGGCCGCCCTGCACCGGGTCCTGGACCGGGTCGCCGCCGGGGAATCGGCCGTCGCGCTGAGGCCCGCGCTGCTGGTGGGCGTACGGGACACGGTCCGGGAGTGGGCCGCCGACGACCGAATAACCGGAGTTCTCCGGGAGTTGCAGAAACCGGCCGGGGGACGCGGCATGCGCGCGGCGACCACCATGACTCCGGAAAACCGCGCACTCGCTCAACGGGCATTCCGGTCCCTGCCCGCACTCGCGCGCTGTTTGCTCTGGCACGTCGAGGTCGAGGCCGAGCCGATTTCCGTGCCGGCCGGTCTGCTCGGCATGGATCCCGACATCGCGTCGGGCGCACTCGAACAGGCACGTGACACATTCCGACAGGCTTGTGTCCACGCGCATCAGGAACTGGCACCCACGAAGGACTGCCGCTTCTACAACCGCCTGCTCGACGTCCCCATCCGCCGGGGCGGGACCCTGCTGCCGGACGTCCGGCAGCATCTGTCGGAGTGCCGCCACTGCCGGTACGCGGCGGAACAACTCAGCCATTTCGAAGGCGCGTTGGGGACGCTGATCGCGGAGGCGGTGCTCGGGTGGGGAGCCAGACGCTATCTCGACTCCCGCCCGGGACGCGCGACGGCCGGTTCCCGCACGGGCCGCGCCGCCCGCCGCCGCGGCCGGGGCGGGAACGGGCCGTCCGGCAGCGGCCGGCACCGCCTGCTGTCCCGGATCCCCGTTCCCGACCGGCTCACGGGCCTCGCGCTCCCCGACCCGGTGCGCTCCACCAGGACCCTGCTCACCGGCATCGGCGCCGTCTCGGCGGGGGTGCTCGTGAGCATGCTCATCGCCTCGTCCTCCGCCCCGGACGGCGGCGCGGCCGACCCGACGGGCTCCACCGGAGCGGGACGCGCCGCCGTGCCGTCCGCGACCCCGCCCGGCGCCGCCGGCCTGCCCACCGCACCGGGCCGGACGCGACTGCGCAACGTCGCCTCCGGCCTCTGCCTCGACACCCGGGGCGAGCCCCGGGACGGCTCCGGGACACGGCTGGCCGAGTGCTCCTCGGCGTGGACCCAGCAGTGGACCTACGAGGACGACGGGCTGCTGCGCAGCGTGGCCGACCCGGGACTGTGCCTGGACTCGCACAAGGACGCGGGTGTCGTCGTCCTCGGCACCTGCGCCGACGCCGGTGACCAGCGGGTCGACGACGTGCGCTACGACCTCACCGTCCAGGGGGAACTGCTGCCCCGCTGGGACGAACAGCTGGCCCTCACCCCGGCCACCCCTGACGCGAACGCCGACATCGTCGTCAAGGTGCGGGACCGGACCGTGAACCAGCGCTGGGGGGCCGAACCGGTCAGGAGCGCCACCGGCACCCTGTCCATCAGCGGGACCGGCACCCCGGCGGCCCGCCACGCGCGCCTGTCCGAGCCGGTGACCTGA
- a CDS encoding toxin Doc, translating to MASVLHIDVPWLLQRHEEVLPDQPTINDFSALVAAVARHRVDPPRLGVDSDPAWRAAALLHTLAVLRPLPAANARFACATAVAYMFVSGVGIDPPYGALVDLARDLIAGGTDVYGAADRLRSWQI from the coding sequence ATGGCATCCGTGCTCCACATCGACGTGCCCTGGCTGCTCCAGCGGCACGAGGAGGTCCTTCCGGACCAGCCCACCATCAACGACTTCTCCGCCCTGGTCGCTGCCGTGGCCCGGCACCGCGTCGACCCGCCCCGGCTGGGCGTCGACTCCGACCCGGCCTGGCGGGCGGCCGCGCTGCTGCACACCCTGGCCGTGCTGCGGCCGCTGCCCGCGGCCAACGCCCGGTTCGCCTGTGCCACGGCGGTCGCCTACATGTTCGTCAGCGGCGTCGGCATCGACCCGCCCTACGGGGCGCTGGTCGACCTCGCGCGCGACCTGATCGCCGGCGGGACCGACGTCTACGGTGCGGCCGACCGCCTGCGTTCCTGGCAGATCTGA
- a CDS encoding MerR family transcriptional regulator produces MNGRTLYSIGELARRTGSTVKTIRFYSDSGLLPPADRSPAGYRLYDHDAVTRLDLVRTLRDLGLDLVAIRKVMDRELALPEVAAVHADALDVQIRILRLRRAVLTAVASRGATPEETHLMHKLAKLSEVERRQLVGDFLDAAFGGVGTSSMVAGIMRSMTPELPENPDTKQVQAWVELAELSQDPDFRALVRDLAQERTARYVPGRPPALHNDVAAIVRDQVTPAVAAGVEPASPQADPVVAVLMTRCAHLLDCGDDATSRGQLLVRLERMNDPRRERYSSLLAVINGWPGPESLRPVLDWAVHALRARTRG; encoded by the coding sequence ATGAACGGCCGCACGCTCTACTCGATCGGCGAACTGGCCCGTCGGACCGGTAGCACGGTCAAGACCATCCGGTTCTACTCCGACTCCGGACTCCTACCGCCCGCCGACCGCAGCCCAGCCGGCTACCGCCTCTACGACCACGACGCCGTCACACGCCTGGATCTCGTGCGAACCCTGCGCGACCTGGGACTGGACCTCGTAGCCATCCGGAAGGTCATGGACCGGGAACTCGCGCTGCCGGAGGTCGCCGCGGTCCATGCCGACGCGTTGGACGTGCAGATCCGCATTCTGCGGCTGCGGCGCGCAGTGCTGACCGCGGTGGCGAGCCGCGGGGCCACCCCTGAGGAGACACACCTGATGCACAAACTGGCCAAGCTGTCCGAAGTCGAACGCCGACAGCTGGTCGGCGACTTCCTCGACGCCGCGTTCGGTGGCGTGGGTACCAGCTCCATGGTCGCGGGAATCATGCGCTCGATGACTCCGGAACTGCCGGAGAACCCCGATACGAAGCAGGTCCAGGCGTGGGTGGAACTGGCCGAGCTGTCGCAGGACCCGGACTTCCGCGCCCTTGTACGAGACCTGGCCCAGGAGCGGACGGCCAGGTACGTCCCGGGCCGTCCGCCCGCGCTGCACAACGACGTGGCCGCGATCGTCCGTGACCAGGTCACGCCGGCCGTGGCAGCGGGTGTCGAACCGGCTTCGCCGCAGGCCGATCCGGTCGTCGCGGTGCTCATGACCCGCTGCGCACATCTCCTCGACTGCGGTGACGATGCCACGTCGCGGGGGCAGCTCCTGGTCCGGCTGGAGCGTATGAACGACCCTCGGAGGGAGCGGTACTCCTCGCTGCTCGCGGTGATCAACGGCTGGCCGGGTCCGGAGAGCCTGCGGCCGGTGCTCGACTGGGCCGTCCATGCTCTGCGGGCTCGGACACGGGGATGA
- a CDS encoding SDR family NAD(P)-dependent oxidoreductase, translating into MTTSSETQKLIVVTGASTGMGASAARELARRGFHVLAGVRRDRDADAIRSTGIEPVILDITRSEQVEALAARVADDPRALHALVNNAGVQVNAPVEALPMTEWRRVFDVNLFGHIAVTQALLPALLRSKGRVINISSVGGKFAMATYGAYAGAKFALEAVSDSLRREVAPLGVQVVVVEPGGVRTEMAARGVETANRLAARMTPEQDERYGSLVRANNELMTSGTASGLTADAAARVIARAVTARRPRTRYTAGRDAALIVRLGPMLSDRTLDRVLAANLRRHQPKRAVGRRGLHERLRPQWCGQR; encoded by the coding sequence GTGACAACGTCATCTGAAACCCAGAAGTTGATCGTCGTAACCGGAGCCTCCACGGGCATGGGGGCGTCAGCCGCCCGCGAACTGGCTCGCCGGGGATTCCACGTCCTGGCCGGCGTGCGACGCGACCGTGACGCCGACGCCATCCGGTCGACCGGCATCGAGCCGGTCATCCTCGACATCACCCGGTCCGAGCAGGTGGAGGCACTCGCCGCGCGGGTCGCCGACGACCCGCGCGCGCTGCACGCGCTCGTCAACAACGCCGGCGTCCAGGTGAACGCCCCGGTCGAAGCCCTGCCGATGACGGAGTGGCGGCGGGTGTTCGACGTCAACCTCTTCGGCCACATCGCCGTCACCCAAGCGCTCCTCCCCGCGCTGCTGCGCAGCAAGGGCCGTGTGATCAACATCAGCTCGGTCGGCGGCAAGTTCGCCATGGCCACATACGGCGCTTACGCCGGCGCGAAGTTCGCCCTGGAGGCGGTCAGCGACTCGCTCCGCCGCGAGGTCGCTCCGCTGGGCGTCCAGGTGGTCGTGGTGGAGCCCGGCGGCGTCCGCACGGAGATGGCCGCCCGCGGGGTCGAGACGGCGAACCGCCTGGCTGCCCGGATGACGCCGGAGCAGGACGAGCGCTACGGCAGCCTGGTCCGGGCGAACAACGAGTTGATGACCTCGGGCACTGCTTCAGGCCTGACCGCCGACGCCGCCGCCCGGGTCATCGCGAGGGCCGTGACGGCGCGTAGACCGCGCACCCGCTACACCGCCGGCCGGGATGCCGCCCTGATCGTGCGCCTGGGCCCGATGCTGTCCGACCGCACGCTCGACCGCGTCCTCGCCGCCAACCTGCGCCGCCACCAGCCGAAGCGAGCCGTTGGCCGACGAGGACTCCACGAACGGCTCCGTCCCCAGTGGTGCGGCCAGCGGTGA
- a CDS encoding TetR/AcrR family transcriptional regulator, with translation MTTRAESAAATRRALLDAAAELLDLGGPEAVTLREVGARAGVTRGAPYRHFTGKDSLLTAVAAESWERIGDQVHALRTDPALSASEKLRGALRVLIDVGRNQPHLYQVLFRRRANLPGQLGDGMDRIRRQLCGPEGDPAVADRAAERFQDEFLDIVAALTGERSARHYGALLLTSAHGIAGMELSGHLDTDKWHTTADELVDTLVRLVTDARELT, from the coding sequence ATGACCACCCGTGCCGAGTCCGCCGCCGCCACCCGCCGCGCTCTGCTCGACGCGGCCGCCGAGCTCCTCGACCTCGGTGGCCCCGAAGCGGTCACCCTGCGCGAGGTGGGCGCGCGGGCGGGCGTGACCCGGGGAGCGCCGTACCGGCACTTCACGGGCAAGGACAGCCTGCTGACCGCCGTCGCGGCCGAGAGCTGGGAGCGGATCGGCGACCAGGTGCACGCCCTTCGGACCGACCCGGCCCTGTCCGCCTCCGAGAAGCTGCGCGGCGCTCTCCGCGTCCTCATCGACGTCGGCCGGAACCAGCCGCACCTGTACCAGGTGCTGTTCAGGCGGCGCGCGAACCTTCCTGGGCAACTCGGTGACGGGATGGACCGCATCCGGCGTCAGCTCTGCGGGCCGGAAGGCGACCCGGCCGTGGCCGACCGCGCGGCCGAACGCTTTCAGGACGAGTTCCTGGACATCGTGGCCGCCCTCACGGGAGAGCGGAGCGCACGGCACTACGGCGCCCTGCTGCTGACCAGCGCCCACGGCATCGCGGGCATGGAGCTGAGCGGCCACCTCGACACGGACAAGTGGCACACCACCGCCGACGAACTCGTCGACACCCTCGTCCGCCTGGTCACGGACGCCCGCGAACTGACATGA